From Nitratidesulfovibrio vulgaris str. Hildenborough, a single genomic window includes:
- a CDS encoding YciI family protein, whose translation MFLVLVHYTKPLSDIDALRPAHMAFLDEHFAKGTFLFSGPRDPRVGGVIAATCPDEPTLRALLAEDPFARAGAATYEVIRLAVNKAAPDLARLRDC comes from the coding sequence ATGTTCCTCGTACTCGTCCACTATACGAAACCGTTGTCCGACATCGATGCCCTGCGCCCTGCGCATATGGCCTTCCTTGATGAACACTTCGCCAAGGGCACGTTCCTCTTCTCCGGGCCGCGCGACCCCCGCGTGGGCGGGGTCATCGCCGCCACATGCCCCGATGAGCCCACCTTGCGTGCCCTGCTTGCCGAAGACCCCTTCGCAAGGGCCGGGGCCGCGACCTACGAGGTGATTCGCCTTGCGGTGAACAAGGCGGCCCCCGACCTCGCCCGCCTGCGCGACTGCTGA
- a CDS encoding L-cysteine desulfidase family protein, producing MDLALFFRNEVKPALGCTEPGAVAYAASIAARHCPGEPLSVALSLSLSMFKNGRDVGIPGTGGLRGNRLAAVLGVLAGDADKGLMALEHIDMAVVERAQTLLDAGMVTEEVVDGVPGVYAAVTLRCAGHEVTVTVAGRHDRVASIVVDGEVVGGEGMERAPEADGTLHGGASCEPSASFTKPPLPAYLEELRECDFAQLWDMAAGIDATLEQELLRGAAMNMAVARMGLESGWGLGVGHTLAAHAEAADLHARIRFMAGAAADVRMAGAPQPVMSSAGSGNHGITATVPVAVAAEGLGVSPRVQAEALALSHLVTGYLKAHTGRLTPICGCSVAAGAGAAAGIVKVLGGNAVQAERAVASLMASLMGMLCDGAKGSCGLKVATAAGEAYAAALLGMDDRGVQRPEGVVNPDIATTARALARLSREGFAAADAVMVELLGGGKH from the coding sequence GTGGACCTAGCCCTCTTCTTCCGTAACGAGGTCAAACCCGCACTGGGCTGCACCGAACCAGGCGCGGTGGCCTATGCCGCCAGCATCGCCGCCCGGCATTGTCCCGGCGAGCCTCTGTCGGTGGCGTTGTCACTCTCCCTCTCCATGTTCAAGAACGGGCGTGACGTGGGCATTCCGGGCACGGGCGGTCTGCGGGGCAACCGCCTCGCCGCCGTGCTGGGTGTGCTCGCCGGAGATGCGGACAAGGGGCTGATGGCGCTGGAACACATCGACATGGCGGTCGTGGAGAGGGCGCAGACGCTTCTCGATGCCGGAATGGTCACCGAAGAGGTTGTGGATGGTGTGCCCGGAGTCTATGCCGCTGTGACCCTGCGCTGTGCGGGGCATGAGGTCACGGTCACCGTGGCGGGGCGTCACGACCGTGTCGCTTCCATCGTGGTGGACGGCGAGGTCGTGGGCGGAGAGGGGATGGAACGTGCGCCCGAGGCGGACGGCACCCTGCACGGGGGCGCATCGTGCGAGCCTTCCGCATCCTTCACGAAACCTCCGTTGCCAGCCTACCTCGAAGAGTTGCGCGAGTGCGACTTCGCGCAGTTGTGGGACATGGCTGCGGGCATCGACGCCACACTCGAACAGGAGTTGCTGCGCGGGGCGGCCATGAACATGGCGGTGGCGCGCATGGGGCTCGAGTCGGGCTGGGGGCTTGGCGTGGGCCATACCCTTGCCGCACATGCGGAAGCCGCTGACCTGCACGCCCGCATCCGCTTCATGGCGGGGGCTGCCGCCGACGTGCGCATGGCGGGGGCACCGCAGCCCGTCATGAGCAGCGCGGGCAGCGGCAACCACGGCATCACCGCCACCGTCCCGGTGGCTGTCGCAGCCGAGGGCCTTGGCGTCTCCCCGCGTGTGCAGGCAGAGGCACTGGCCCTCAGCCATCTTGTGACCGGGTATCTCAAGGCCCACACCGGACGGCTGACCCCCATCTGCGGTTGTTCCGTGGCAGCGGGGGCAGGGGCTGCCGCAGGCATCGTGAAGGTGCTGGGCGGCAACGCTGTGCAGGCCGAAAGGGCCGTGGCCTCGTTGATGGCTTCACTCATGGGCATGTTGTGCGACGGGGCCAAGGGGTCGTGCGGGCTCAAGGTCGCCACGGCGGCGGGCGAGGCGTACGCCGCCGCGCTGCTGGGCATGGACGACCGCGGTGTGCAGCGGCCCGAAGGGGTGGTCAACCCTGACATCGCCACCACCGCGCGCGCCCTCGCGCGACTCAGCCGTGAAGGTTTCGCGGCTGCGGATGCGGTGATGGTGGAACTTCTGGGTGGCGGCAAGCACTGA
- a CDS encoding efflux RND transporter permease subunit translates to MNVTEFFIRRPVTTTLVMLGLLFFGVMGYRQLPVSDLPNVDFPTIQVRAQLPGADPETMASSVAAPLERQFATIAGIDSMSSTNTQGNTRITIQFNLSRDIDAAAQDVQAAISTAQRKLPSDLTTPPSYQKVNPADQPILFLALTSPTLPLSKVNEYAETRIGQTISMVSGVAQVNVYGAKKYAVRVQVDPRRLKALGLGIDEVSAAVDKANSNLPTGTLQGEHTASIIKASGQLYDAAAYRPVVVAYRNGAPVRLEELGRVVDSVEQDRILNWFNDERGIVLAVQRQPGTNTVEVVESIKRLLPEFERQLPAAVKLNILFDRSESIKASVAEVKFTLVLTVCLVVLVIFLFLRSLSATVIPSLALPMSVVVTFAAMHMMGFSLDNLSLMALTLAVGFVVDDAIVMLENIVRHMEMGKTPLRAALDGAREIGFTIISMTVSLAAVFIPVLFMGGIVGRLFHEFAVVITVAILLSGFVSLSLTPMLCALFLKPHVGQRRHGRVYNALETFFETLHRGYERSLRFTMRHHRMTFGLSMVVLGVTVWLFAAMPKGFLPSEDTGQISGFTEADQSVSFGQMVKLQKTLHPIIAADPGVDSFSSTVGAGGPNVGGNSGRFFIRLKDFDERDEHVDTIINRLRAKLSGFPGINVFLVNPPSINVGGRASKSLYQYTLQGPDTAELYKAGTELEAALRELPQLRDVTSDLQIRNPEVRVDIDRDKAAALGLSVHQVEDALQSAYGTRQVSTILAPDNDYQVILELLPEYQRDASSMSLLNVRSASGRLVPLDTIATLRPSVGPLAVNHSGQFPSVTLSFNLRPGVSLSEAVQAVEGIAGQYLPPTATGTFQGTAQAFQSSMQGMAMLLFMAVVVIYIVLGVLYESFIHPLTILSGLPSAGLGALVTLFIFGIDLNLYAFVGIIMLIGIVKKNAIMMIDFAVEAERKNGASPYEAILQGCLIRFRPIMMTTMAALMGTLPIAVGWGPGAEARQPLGLAVVGGLLVSQLLTLYITPVYYTYLDALSRRIKRRMGRVAQDVEAVASGGDGA, encoded by the coding sequence GTGAACGTCACGGAGTTCTTCATCCGCAGGCCGGTGACGACCACGCTCGTCATGCTGGGGCTGCTCTTCTTCGGCGTGATGGGCTACCGCCAGCTTCCGGTGAGCGACCTGCCCAACGTCGACTTCCCCACCATACAGGTGCGGGCGCAACTGCCGGGGGCGGACCCGGAGACCATGGCCTCGTCGGTGGCTGCCCCTCTGGAACGGCAATTCGCCACCATCGCGGGCATCGACTCCATGAGTTCCACCAACACGCAGGGCAACACGCGCATCACCATCCAGTTCAACCTTTCGCGTGACATCGACGCGGCGGCGCAGGACGTGCAAGCCGCCATATCGACAGCGCAGCGCAAGCTGCCGTCAGACCTGACCACGCCACCCAGCTACCAGAAGGTGAACCCGGCCGACCAGCCCATCCTCTTTCTCGCGCTCACATCGCCCACGCTTCCCCTCTCCAAGGTCAACGAATACGCCGAGACGCGCATCGGGCAGACCATCTCCATGGTCTCGGGGGTGGCGCAGGTCAACGTCTACGGTGCCAAGAAGTACGCGGTGCGGGTGCAGGTCGACCCGAGGCGGCTGAAGGCGCTGGGCCTCGGTATCGACGAGGTGTCCGCCGCCGTGGACAAGGCCAACAGCAACCTGCCCACGGGCACCCTGCAAGGCGAACACACGGCGAGCATCATCAAGGCATCCGGGCAGTTGTATGACGCTGCGGCCTACAGGCCCGTGGTGGTCGCCTACCGCAACGGAGCGCCCGTGCGTCTCGAAGAGTTGGGCCGGGTCGTGGATAGCGTTGAACAGGACCGCATCCTCAACTGGTTCAACGACGAACGGGGCATCGTGCTGGCCGTGCAACGCCAGCCCGGCACCAACACGGTGGAGGTGGTCGAATCCATCAAGAGGCTGCTGCCCGAATTCGAGCGGCAGTTGCCCGCCGCCGTGAAGCTGAACATCCTGTTCGACCGGTCCGAGTCCATCAAGGCGTCGGTGGCCGAGGTTAAGTTCACGCTGGTGCTCACGGTGTGCCTCGTGGTGCTGGTCATCTTCCTGTTTCTGCGCAGCCTGTCGGCCACCGTCATTCCCAGCCTCGCCCTGCCCATGTCGGTGGTGGTGACCTTCGCCGCCATGCACATGATGGGCTTCAGCCTCGACAACCTCTCTCTCATGGCCCTGACGCTGGCGGTGGGCTTCGTCGTGGACGATGCCATCGTCATGCTGGAGAACATCGTGCGGCACATGGAGATGGGCAAGACTCCGCTACGGGCCGCCCTCGACGGTGCGCGCGAGATAGGCTTCACCATCATATCCATGACGGTGTCCCTTGCGGCGGTGTTCATCCCCGTACTGTTCATGGGGGGCATCGTGGGACGGTTGTTCCACGAATTCGCCGTGGTCATCACCGTCGCCATCCTCCTTTCGGGCTTCGTCTCCCTGTCGCTCACGCCCATGCTGTGCGCGCTGTTCCTCAAGCCGCATGTGGGGCAGAGACGGCACGGGCGGGTATACAACGCGCTGGAGACCTTCTTCGAGACGCTGCACCGGGGGTATGAACGTTCGTTGCGGTTCACGATGCGGCACCACCGCATGACGTTCGGCCTGTCGATGGTGGTGCTTGGTGTCACGGTGTGGCTTTTCGCCGCCATGCCCAAGGGCTTTCTGCCCAGTGAGGATACCGGGCAGATTTCCGGCTTCACCGAGGCCGACCAGTCCGTCTCCTTCGGGCAGATGGTGAAGCTGCAGAAGACCCTGCACCCCATCATCGCGGCTGACCCCGGCGTGGACTCGTTCTCGTCCACCGTGGGCGCGGGCGGTCCCAACGTGGGCGGCAACTCCGGGCGTTTCTTCATCAGGCTGAAGGATTTCGACGAGCGCGACGAGCATGTCGACACCATCATCAACCGCCTGCGGGCCAAACTCTCCGGCTTTCCGGGCATCAACGTCTTTCTCGTCAACCCGCCCAGTATCAACGTGGGCGGACGCGCTTCCAAGAGCCTCTACCAGTACACACTGCAAGGGCCTGACACCGCCGAACTGTACAAGGCGGGAACGGAACTTGAGGCGGCCCTGCGCGAGTTGCCCCAACTGCGCGACGTGACCAGCGACCTCCAGATACGCAACCCCGAAGTGCGGGTGGACATCGACCGTGACAAGGCCGCCGCACTGGGCCTCAGCGTGCATCAGGTGGAGGACGCCCTGCAATCGGCCTACGGTACGCGGCAGGTCTCGACCATCCTCGCACCGGACAACGACTATCAGGTCATCCTCGAACTGTTGCCCGAATACCAGCGCGACGCGTCGTCGATGTCGTTGCTCAATGTGCGTTCCGCCAGCGGGCGTCTGGTGCCGCTGGATACCATCGCCACCCTGCGCCCCTCGGTGGGGCCGCTGGCCGTGAACCACTCCGGGCAATTCCCGTCCGTGACCCTGTCCTTCAACCTGCGCCCCGGCGTGTCCCTCAGTGAGGCGGTGCAGGCTGTGGAGGGCATCGCGGGGCAGTATCTCCCGCCCACCGCCACCGGAACCTTCCAGGGCACGGCGCAGGCCTTCCAGTCGTCCATGCAGGGCATGGCGATGCTGCTGTTCATGGCAGTGGTGGTCATCTACATCGTGCTTGGCGTGCTGTACGAAAGCTTCATCCATCCGCTGACCATCCTTTCCGGTCTGCCCTCGGCCGGGCTGGGGGCACTGGTGACGCTGTTCATCTTCGGCATCGACCTCAACCTGTACGCCTTCGTGGGCATCATCATGCTCATCGGCATCGTGAAGAAGAACGCCATCATGATGATCGACTTCGCGGTGGAGGCCGAACGCAAGAACGGTGCAAGCCCTTATGAGGCCATCCTGCAGGGATGCCTCATACGATTCCGGCCCATCATGATGACGACCATGGCCGCACTCATGGGCACGCTGCCCATCGCCGTGGGCTGGGGGCCGGGGGCCGAGGCCCGCCAGCCTCTTGGCCTCGCGGTGGTGGGCGGGCTGCTGGTCTCGCAGTTGCTCACGCTGTACATCACCCCCGTGTACTACACCTACCTCGATGCCCTGAGTCGCCGCATCAAACGGCGCATGGGGCGGGTGGCGCAGGACGTCGAGGCCGTGGCCTCCGGTGGTGACGGCGCATAG
- the ade gene encoding adenine deaminase: protein MTYRPLLNDLVDMAAGRAPVDLVVRNARIVDVFSQRIVEAPLAIGGGRFLGFFEAEAHATLDAEGRYLLPGLIDGHVHIESSLVSPAQFARLVLARGTTAVIADPHEIANVCGLAGLRYMLDATRDLPLDVRLALPSCVPATPFENAGAVLDAAALATLMDDPRVAGLGEMMNFPGVLAGDADVLDKIALALDRGKTVDGHSPGLAGRDLATYAAARIATDHECTTVDEMHERIALGMYVLLREGSAARDMARLAPGITPGNARRCVFCTDDRQPADILRDGHIDNHLRIAVSHGVDPVTAVTIATLNAAECFGLRDRGAVAPGRVADFVLVDDLTGFAVRKVYAAGRLVARDGAVVVDLPDHADPAVRDTVNIRPLDDTAFRLPLPTGLARVIGLQPHSLLTDALERDVPRDASGCFTPGDGLVKLAVVERHKATGNVGVGIIEGYGLRGGAVATTVAHDSHNIVVAGDNDADMLVAVRELERTGGGITLCAGGRVLASLPLPVAGLMSDRPATEVSATFAQMLSIAHETLHISRDIEPFMTLSFLTLPVIPALKLTDRGLFDVRTFSFTTVGV, encoded by the coding sequence ATGACATACCGCCCCCTTCTCAACGACCTCGTCGACATGGCAGCAGGCCGTGCCCCGGTCGACCTTGTCGTCCGCAACGCCCGCATCGTCGACGTCTTCTCGCAGCGCATCGTCGAAGCCCCCCTCGCCATCGGCGGCGGGCGCTTTCTCGGCTTCTTCGAGGCAGAGGCCCACGCCACCCTCGACGCCGAAGGACGCTACCTGCTGCCCGGACTCATCGACGGCCATGTGCACATCGAGTCGTCGCTGGTCTCGCCCGCCCAGTTCGCACGCCTCGTGCTGGCGCGCGGCACCACGGCCGTCATCGCCGACCCGCACGAGATAGCCAACGTCTGCGGACTCGCCGGGCTGCGCTACATGCTCGACGCCACCCGCGACCTGCCCCTCGACGTGCGTCTGGCCCTGCCCTCGTGCGTGCCCGCGACCCCCTTCGAGAATGCCGGGGCGGTGCTCGACGCCGCCGCCCTCGCCACACTCATGGACGACCCGCGCGTGGCAGGACTCGGCGAGATGATGAACTTCCCCGGTGTGCTCGCCGGAGATGCCGACGTGCTCGACAAGATCGCCCTCGCCCTTGACCGGGGCAAGACCGTGGACGGGCACAGCCCCGGCCTCGCGGGACGCGACCTTGCCACCTATGCCGCCGCCCGCATCGCCACCGACCACGAATGCACCACCGTCGACGAGATGCACGAACGCATCGCCCTCGGCATGTACGTGCTGCTACGCGAAGGGTCTGCCGCACGCGACATGGCGCGGCTGGCCCCCGGCATCACTCCCGGCAACGCCCGCCGCTGCGTCTTCTGCACCGACGACCGCCAGCCGGCGGACATCCTGCGTGACGGGCACATCGACAACCATCTGCGCATCGCCGTCAGCCACGGCGTCGACCCCGTCACCGCCGTGACCATCGCCACCCTCAACGCCGCGGAGTGCTTCGGCCTCCGTGACCGTGGCGCTGTGGCCCCCGGTCGTGTGGCCGACTTCGTGCTGGTGGACGACCTCACCGGCTTCGCTGTGCGCAAGGTCTACGCGGCGGGCCGCCTCGTGGCCCGTGACGGGGCCGTCGTCGTCGACCTGCCCGACCATGCCGACCCGGCAGTGCGCGACACGGTGAACATCCGCCCCCTCGACGATACGGCCTTCCGGCTGCCCCTGCCCACAGGACTGGCGCGGGTCATCGGTCTGCAACCCCATTCGCTGCTGACCGACGCCCTTGAACGTGACGTGCCCCGCGACGCCTCCGGGTGCTTCACCCCCGGCGATGGCCTCGTGAAGCTGGCCGTGGTGGAACGCCACAAGGCAACGGGCAACGTGGGCGTGGGCATCATCGAAGGTTACGGGCTGCGCGGCGGTGCCGTGGCGACCACCGTGGCCCACGACTCGCACAACATCGTGGTGGCGGGCGACAACGACGCCGACATGCTCGTTGCCGTGCGTGAACTCGAACGTACCGGCGGCGGCATCACCCTGTGCGCCGGGGGGCGTGTGCTGGCAAGCCTGCCGCTGCCCGTTGCCGGACTCATGTCCGACCGTCCCGCGACGGAAGTGAGCGCAACCTTCGCGCAGATGCTCTCCATCGCCCACGAGACGCTGCACATATCGCGCGACATCGAACCCTTCATGACCCTCAGCTTTCTGACGCTGCCGGTCATTCCGGCCCTGAAACTCACCGACCGGGGGCTTTTCGACGTGCGCACCTTCTCCTTCACCACGGTGGGGGTATAG
- a CDS encoding efflux RND transporter periplasmic adaptor subunit — protein sequence MNDHSAMRAVSSFSTMASVRRVACTLLACCLVVAGACSRDEGKAKGARAKGPAPVTAAVAARQDIPVRLKAVGNVEASATVQVRSRITGELTGIHFREGDDVRKGQKLFTIDPRPMEAALREARARQERTRAQLTKAEDDLRRFASLVEGGFVSREQYEQIRTTAEGLRASLREAEAAVESAALQRDYCIITAPADARAGAVGAHIGNMIKANADDWLVTLDTVEPVYVSFSIPEVHLPAVLALRQSGTGRVLARPDGGDEVEGRLDFVDNSVDTATGTIRLRATFDNRTRSLWPGRFVDVRLTLATHKDAVVVPSRAVQAGVDGPYAYVVADGRAELRNLAVGVQADTMTEVLQGIAPGEKVVVEGLMRLTPGAEVVIRAADAGRNATASPADTTATPGGPSGDTPPGGASKSAGAAAEKGAADTATDSKQAGGNAAQTSVPTQGPTQGPTGTKAAEARQ from the coding sequence ATGAACGACCATTCTGCCATGCGCGCCGTCTCCTCCTTCTCGACAATGGCCTCGGTGCGTCGTGTGGCATGCACTCTGCTGGCGTGTTGCCTCGTGGTCGCGGGCGCGTGCTCACGCGATGAGGGCAAGGCGAAGGGGGCGCGCGCCAAGGGCCCGGCACCTGTGACGGCGGCTGTTGCCGCCCGGCAGGACATCCCGGTGCGTCTCAAGGCCGTGGGCAATGTGGAGGCATCCGCGACGGTGCAGGTGCGGTCTCGCATCACGGGTGAACTCACGGGCATCCATTTCCGTGAGGGCGACGACGTGCGCAAGGGGCAGAAACTCTTCACCATCGACCCGCGGCCCATGGAGGCGGCCCTGCGCGAGGCGCGTGCACGGCAAGAGCGCACCCGTGCCCAGCTGACCAAGGCGGAGGACGACCTCAGGCGCTTCGCCAGCCTTGTGGAGGGCGGTTTCGTCAGCCGTGAGCAGTATGAGCAGATACGCACCACCGCCGAGGGGTTGCGCGCGTCGCTGCGCGAGGCTGAGGCCGCCGTGGAGAGTGCGGCCCTGCAGCGCGACTACTGCATCATCACCGCACCGGCCGATGCCCGGGCAGGGGCCGTGGGCGCGCACATCGGCAACATGATCAAGGCCAATGCCGACGACTGGCTGGTGACGCTGGACACCGTGGAACCCGTGTACGTGAGTTTCTCGATTCCCGAGGTGCACCTCCCGGCGGTGCTTGCCTTGAGGCAATCGGGCACTGGCAGGGTGCTTGCGCGCCCTGACGGCGGGGACGAGGTGGAGGGCCGACTGGACTTCGTCGACAACAGCGTCGACACGGCGACGGGCACCATCCGTCTGCGGGCCACCTTCGACAACCGGACGCGCAGTCTGTGGCCGGGGCGTTTCGTGGATGTCCGCCTTACGCTGGCCACGCACAAGGATGCCGTGGTCGTTCCCTCGCGGGCCGTACAGGCGGGTGTGGACGGCCCCTATGCCTATGTGGTGGCTGACGGACGCGCCGAGTTGCGCAACCTCGCCGTGGGCGTGCAGGCGGATACGATGACGGAGGTGCTGCAGGGCATCGCACCCGGTGAGAAGGTGGTCGTTGAAGGCCTGATGCGGCTCACGCCCGGGGCCGAGGTCGTCATCCGGGCAGCGGATGCGGGCCGGAATGCGACAGCATCTCCAGCAGACACCACGGCGACGCCAGGCGGGCCATCCGGGGACACTCCGCCAGGTGGCGCGTCGAAGAGTGCTGGGGCTGCGGCTGAAAAGGGAGCGGCAGATACGGCAACCGACAGCAAGCAGGCAGGCGGCAACGCCGCACAGACGTCCGTGCCGACGCAGGGGCCGACGCAGGGGCCGACGGGCACGAAGGCTGCGGAGGCCCGCCAGTGA